From a single Oreochromis niloticus isolate F11D_XX linkage group LG3, O_niloticus_UMD_NMBU, whole genome shotgun sequence genomic region:
- the LOC100689811 gene encoding low affinity immunoglobulin gamma Fc region receptor II-b produces MEITALCTIIATLRIFPNRSQFFTYESVTLSCGEHKNSSDWTIKRNTSLKTNNECSKHWGSKNESHCFLDDAYPADSGLYWCESGAGACSEAVNVTVTGGKVILESPVHHLREGDAVTLHCIYRETSFSNLTAKFYKDNLLIGHSSTGVMTIPKISKSDEGSYKCNVSGTGESTYSWLSVRGGQPEPFHSPLLHDSLPVLRVSVSLAVVMVLLL; encoded by the exons ATGGAGATAACAGCTCTGTGCACTATTATTG cCACTCTGAGAATATTTCCCAACAGATCTCAGTTCTTCACGTATGAGTCTGTTACACTGAGCTGTGGAGAGCATAAAAACTCTTCTGATTggacaataaagagaaacacgtctttaaaaacaaataatgagtGTTCCAAACACTGGGGTTCAAAAAATGAGTCACACTGCTTCCTTGATGATGCTTACCCAGCAGACAGTGGGTTGTACTGGTGTGAATCTGGAGCTGGAGCCTGCAGTGAAGCTGTCAACGTCACTGTGACTG GAGGCAAAGTGATTCTGGAGAGTCCGGTCCATCATCTGCGTGAGGGCGATGCCGTCACTCTGCATTGCATATATAGGGAGACTTCTTTTTCCAACCTCACAGCTAAATTTTATAAAGATAACCTCCTCATTGGGCACAGCTCCACAGGAGTCATGACTATCCCAAAGATTtcaaagtctgatgaaggtTCCTACAAATGTAATGTCTCTGGTACTGGAGAATCAACATACAGCTGGCTGTCTGTCAGAG GTGGGCAACCTGAACCTTTTCACTCCCCTCTACTGCATGACTCACTTCCTGTGTTGAGGGTTTCCGTCTCTCTGGCTGTGGTgatggtgctgctgctgtga